Proteins co-encoded in one Neodiprion lecontei isolate iyNeoLeco1 chromosome 3, iyNeoLeco1.1, whole genome shotgun sequence genomic window:
- the LOC107227149 gene encoding dipeptidyl peptidase 4 isoform X2 produces the protein MADPDNNYDDEELVSTNPNQRNWRGILIALLVIIAVLALIVTSVALLTPPDEGPRVRGSHLRLAEVLSGDLSPLLFNGSWVSGRHICFRDPSGGISLLDASDPNITSHSLMPNSTFRRLNPAKFSLSPDHKYLLLAQNVKKLFRHSYLAQYIIYDVNTRETIPLTPQPETDAHPYLLLAQWTPRGHGLVMIQDYDIYYRPSPFSNTGYRVTNSAIPGILSNGLPDWLYEEEILRSAEAIWMSKDGHLMLYASFNDSLVQEMKIPWFGEGTKTLYPDIRSLRYPKPGTPNPSIQLIVADLADLKNIRSRTLRPPPAIEHAEHYFTTASWVSLTEVCVTWLTRTQNLSIITVCKSPMWHCQEIQRIVGEGRGWVDTPPESPVFSTDGSSYVAIIPVRDGPSGYYKHIMLANVSKKRVVPLTHGRYEVIRILAWDQVNNTIYFIGIPQAHPGQRHLYRVNSQLPHLGSSLHSPVCITCTPVMNPEAQYNSDRPSKHAGTDSNNNNNNGYHTWPDSSDWAEYELTESQSAVQPPLEKQERRGSKKKTTTKNLETCQYHNAVFSPGLDYFVLECLGPSIPTVALYKTALPDPRFIGLLQNNTELRERVEKIALPQVKTFPVQISGGYNAQVRLHLPPGLREEEITRYPMVVQVYGAPGSQLVTDKFKIDWNTYLASSKGAIVAQIDGRGSGGQGYQLLHEVYYRLGSVEVADQLEVTEYLRDSLHFVDKRRVAVWGWSYGGFVAALALAQSDQDVFQCGISVAPVVSWKLYDSAYAERYMGSPNVTSNYKGYEESDVFKKVEHLRNKMYYLVHGTADDNVQFQQSMALAGHLAKKGILFRQQVYPDESHGLAGVKRHLYLSMAQFLEDCFHKQVPVDTKAGLGSGGGYGI, from the exons ATGGCAGACCCAGATAATAATTACGACGACGag GAGCTCGTTTCGACCAATCCGAATCAGAGGAACTGGAGGGGTATCTTAATCGCTCTGCTCGTTATCATTGCGGTTCTTGCTCTGATTGTTACTTCAGTTGCACTGCTCACACCTCCCGATGAGGGGCCAAGAGTTCGCGGATCCCATCTTCGCCTGGCAGAG GTCTTGTCTGGAGATTTATCGCCATTGCTATTCAATGGAAGCTGGGTAAGCGGTCGCCATATTTGTTTTCGTGACCCTTCGGGTGGAATTTCCCTGCTGGATGCTTCCGATCCGAACATTACATCGCACAGCTTAATGCCGAACTCAACTTTC AGACGATTGAACCCGGCGAAATTCTCACTGTCTCCGGATCACAAGTATCTTCTACTGGCGCAAAAcgtaaagaaattattccgGCATTCGTATCTCGCCCAGTACATTATCTATGACGTGAACACGAG AGAAACAATACCACTGACTCCTCAACCGGAGACCGATGCTCATCCCTATCTGCTGTTGGCTCAATGGACGCCGAGGGGTCACGGACTCGTCATGATTCAAGATTACGACATATACTACCGGCCTAGTCCATTCAGTAACACTGGGTACCGTGTCACCAATTCGGCGATACCGGGAATATTGTCAAACGGATTACCGGACTGGTTGTACGAAG AGGAGATCTTACGCAGCGCAGAAGCGATATGGATGTCCAAAGACGGACACCTGATGTTGTACGCGTCATTCAACGATTCGCTTGTACAAGAAATGAAGATTCCGTGGTTCGGAGAAGGGACGAAAACTTTGTACCCTGACATCCGATCTCTTCGCTATCCGAAG CCAGGAACTCCGAACCCGTCGATACAATTGATTGTCGCTGATTTGGCCGAcctgaaaaatattcgatcGAGAACATTGCGGCCTCCGCCTGCCATCGAGCATGC GGAACACTACTTCACCACAGCTTCTTGGGTGTCATTGACAGAAGTCTGCGTCACGTGGCTAACGCGGACGCAAAATCTGTCCATCATAACCGTCTGCAAAAGTCCCATGTGGCATTGTCAG GAAATTCAGCGCATCGTCGGAGAAGGTCGAGGGTGGGTTGACACCCCGCCGGAATCGCCGGTTTTTTCTACGGACGGAAGTAGCTACGTCGCCATAATACCCGTCCGCGATGGCCCGTCCGGATACTACAAACACATAATGTTGGCAAATGTATCGAAGAAGCGAGTTGTCCCGTTAACTCATGGGAGATACGAAGTGATCCGCATTCTGGCGTGGGATCAAGTCAACAATACGAT ATATTTCATAGGAATACCGCAAGCACATCCCGGACAAAGACATTTGTACCGCGTCAATTCTCAGCTACCTCACCTTGGCTCATCTCTTCACTCGCCCGTTTGCATCACTTGTACACCTGTGATGAATCCCGAAGCTCAATACAATTCGGACCGGCCAAGCAAGCACGCTGGTACTGatagtaacaataacaataataacggTTATCACACCTGGCCGGACAGCAGCGATTGGGCGGAATATGAGCTGACCGAGTCTCAAAGCGCGGTTCAACCTCCCTTAGAAAAGCAGGAACGTCGAGGCAGCAAGAAAAAAACCACCACGA aaaatttggAGACTTGCCAATACCATAACGCTGTCTTTTCCCCTGGATTGGATTACTTCGTATTGGAATGCCTCGGACCGAGCATACCGACGGTCGCTCTGTACAAAACCGCCTTGCCAGATCCGCGCTTTATTGGACTTTTGCAGAACAACACCGAGCTTCGG GAAAGAGTAGAGAAAATTGCTCTTCCCCAAGTAAAGACCTTCCCCGTACAAATAAGTGGCGGTTATAACGCCCAGGTACGTCTTCATTTGCCGCCTGGTTTACGGGAGGAAGAAATCACTCGCTACCCGATGGTCGTCCAAGT GTACGGGGCGCCGGGTTCGCAGCTGGTGAcagataaatttaaaattgattggaacaCCTACCTGGCCAGCAGCAAGGGGGCAATTGTGGCCCAAATTGATGGCCGAGGAAGCGGAGGCCAGGGCTATCAATTACTTCACGAAGTGTACTACAGATTGGGATCTGTCGAAGTGGCGGACCAGCTGGAAGTGACGGA GTACTTGAGGGATTCGTTACATTTTGTGGATAAGAGACGAGTCGCTGTTTGGGGATGGAGTTACGGGGGATTTGTCGCCGCCTTAGCCTTAGCCCAATCTGATCAAGACGTTTTCCAATGCGGAATCAGCGTCGCCCCGGTTGTTTCGTGGAAACTTTACG ATTCGGCCTACGCCGAGAGGTACATGGGCTCGCCGAATGTAACCTCAAACTACAAGGGGTACGAGGAATCCGACGTTTTTAAAAAGGTGGAACACTTGCGGAACAAAATGTATTACCTGGTCCACGGTACCGCTGACGACAACGTGCAGTTTCAACAAAGCATGGCTCTCGCCGGCCATCTTGCCAAAAAGGGGATTCTATTCCGTCAGCAA GTTTATCCCGACGAGAGTCACGGCTTGGCCGGCGTGAAGAGACATCTTTACCTATCAATGGCTCAGTTTTTAGAAGACTGTTTCCACAAGCAAGTACCCGTTGACACGAAGGCCGGATTGGGAAGCGGCGGAGGATACGGGATATAA
- the LOC107227149 gene encoding inactive dipeptidyl peptidase 10 isoform X3, translated as MADPDNNYDDEELVSTNPNQRNWRGILIALLVIIAVLALIVTSVALLTPPDEGPRVRGSHLRLAEVLSGDLSPLLFNGSWVSGRHICFRDPSGGISLLDASDPNITSHSLMPNSTFRRLNPAKFSLSPDHKYLLLAQNVKKLFRHSYLAQYIIYDVNTRETIPLTPQPETDAHPYLLLAQWTPRGHGLVMIQDYDIYYRPSPFSNTGYRVTNSAIPGILSNGLPDWLYEEEILRSAEAIWMSKDGHLMLYASFNDSLVQEMKIPWFGEGTKTLYPDIRSLRYPKSAQNCYPRINLLQPGTPNPSIQLIVADLADLKNIRSRTLRPPPAIEHAEHYFTTASWVSLTEVCVTWLTRTQNLSIITVCKSPMWHCQEIQRIVGEGRGWVDTPPESPVFSTDGSSYVAIIPVRDGPSGYYKHIMLANVSKKRVVPLTHGRYEVIRILAWDQVNNTIYFIGIPQAHPGQRHLYRVNSQLPHLGSSLHSPVCITCTPVMNPEAQYNSDRPSKHAGTDSNNNNNNGYHTWPDSSDWAEYELTESQSAVQPPLEKQERRGSKKKTTTKNLETCQYHNAVFSPGLDYFVLECLGPSIPTVALYKTALPDPRFIGLLQNNTELRERVEKIALPQVKTFPVQISGGYNAQVRLHLPPGLREEEITRYPMVVQVYGAPGSQLVTDKFKIDWNTYLASSKGAIVAQIDGRGSGGQGYQLLHEVYYRLGSVEVADQLEVTEYLRDSLHFVDKRRVAVWGWSYGGFVAALALAQSDQDVFQCGISVAPVVSWKLYGG; from the exons ATGGCAGACCCAGATAATAATTACGACGACGag GAGCTCGTTTCGACCAATCCGAATCAGAGGAACTGGAGGGGTATCTTAATCGCTCTGCTCGTTATCATTGCGGTTCTTGCTCTGATTGTTACTTCAGTTGCACTGCTCACACCTCCCGATGAGGGGCCAAGAGTTCGCGGATCCCATCTTCGCCTGGCAGAG GTCTTGTCTGGAGATTTATCGCCATTGCTATTCAATGGAAGCTGGGTAAGCGGTCGCCATATTTGTTTTCGTGACCCTTCGGGTGGAATTTCCCTGCTGGATGCTTCCGATCCGAACATTACATCGCACAGCTTAATGCCGAACTCAACTTTC AGACGATTGAACCCGGCGAAATTCTCACTGTCTCCGGATCACAAGTATCTTCTACTGGCGCAAAAcgtaaagaaattattccgGCATTCGTATCTCGCCCAGTACATTATCTATGACGTGAACACGAG AGAAACAATACCACTGACTCCTCAACCGGAGACCGATGCTCATCCCTATCTGCTGTTGGCTCAATGGACGCCGAGGGGTCACGGACTCGTCATGATTCAAGATTACGACATATACTACCGGCCTAGTCCATTCAGTAACACTGGGTACCGTGTCACCAATTCGGCGATACCGGGAATATTGTCAAACGGATTACCGGACTGGTTGTACGAAG AGGAGATCTTACGCAGCGCAGAAGCGATATGGATGTCCAAAGACGGACACCTGATGTTGTACGCGTCATTCAACGATTCGCTTGTACAAGAAATGAAGATTCCGTGGTTCGGAGAAGGGACGAAAACTTTGTACCCTGACATCCGATCTCTTCGCTATCCGAAG TCAGCGCAGAACTGTTACCCAAGGATCAATTTGTTGCAGCCAGGAACTCCGAACCCGTCGATACAATTGATTGTCGCTGATTTGGCCGAcctgaaaaatattcgatcGAGAACATTGCGGCCTCCGCCTGCCATCGAGCATGC GGAACACTACTTCACCACAGCTTCTTGGGTGTCATTGACAGAAGTCTGCGTCACGTGGCTAACGCGGACGCAAAATCTGTCCATCATAACCGTCTGCAAAAGTCCCATGTGGCATTGTCAG GAAATTCAGCGCATCGTCGGAGAAGGTCGAGGGTGGGTTGACACCCCGCCGGAATCGCCGGTTTTTTCTACGGACGGAAGTAGCTACGTCGCCATAATACCCGTCCGCGATGGCCCGTCCGGATACTACAAACACATAATGTTGGCAAATGTATCGAAGAAGCGAGTTGTCCCGTTAACTCATGGGAGATACGAAGTGATCCGCATTCTGGCGTGGGATCAAGTCAACAATACGAT ATATTTCATAGGAATACCGCAAGCACATCCCGGACAAAGACATTTGTACCGCGTCAATTCTCAGCTACCTCACCTTGGCTCATCTCTTCACTCGCCCGTTTGCATCACTTGTACACCTGTGATGAATCCCGAAGCTCAATACAATTCGGACCGGCCAAGCAAGCACGCTGGTACTGatagtaacaataacaataataacggTTATCACACCTGGCCGGACAGCAGCGATTGGGCGGAATATGAGCTGACCGAGTCTCAAAGCGCGGTTCAACCTCCCTTAGAAAAGCAGGAACGTCGAGGCAGCAAGAAAAAAACCACCACGA aaaatttggAGACTTGCCAATACCATAACGCTGTCTTTTCCCCTGGATTGGATTACTTCGTATTGGAATGCCTCGGACCGAGCATACCGACGGTCGCTCTGTACAAAACCGCCTTGCCAGATCCGCGCTTTATTGGACTTTTGCAGAACAACACCGAGCTTCGG GAAAGAGTAGAGAAAATTGCTCTTCCCCAAGTAAAGACCTTCCCCGTACAAATAAGTGGCGGTTATAACGCCCAGGTACGTCTTCATTTGCCGCCTGGTTTACGGGAGGAAGAAATCACTCGCTACCCGATGGTCGTCCAAGT GTACGGGGCGCCGGGTTCGCAGCTGGTGAcagataaatttaaaattgattggaacaCCTACCTGGCCAGCAGCAAGGGGGCAATTGTGGCCCAAATTGATGGCCGAGGAAGCGGAGGCCAGGGCTATCAATTACTTCACGAAGTGTACTACAGATTGGGATCTGTCGAAGTGGCGGACCAGCTGGAAGTGACGGA GTACTTGAGGGATTCGTTACATTTTGTGGATAAGAGACGAGTCGCTGTTTGGGGATGGAGTTACGGGGGATTTGTCGCCGCCTTAGCCTTAGCCCAATCTGATCAAGACGTTTTCCAATGCGGAATCAGCGTCGCCCCGGTTGTTTCGTGGAAACTTTACGGTGGGTG A
- the LOC107227149 gene encoding dipeptidyl peptidase 4 isoform X1, whose product MADPDNNYDDEELVSTNPNQRNWRGILIALLVIIAVLALIVTSVALLTPPDEGPRVRGSHLRLAEVLSGDLSPLLFNGSWVSGRHICFRDPSGGISLLDASDPNITSHSLMPNSTFRRLNPAKFSLSPDHKYLLLAQNVKKLFRHSYLAQYIIYDVNTRETIPLTPQPETDAHPYLLLAQWTPRGHGLVMIQDYDIYYRPSPFSNTGYRVTNSAIPGILSNGLPDWLYEEEILRSAEAIWMSKDGHLMLYASFNDSLVQEMKIPWFGEGTKTLYPDIRSLRYPKSAQNCYPRINLLQPGTPNPSIQLIVADLADLKNIRSRTLRPPPAIEHAEHYFTTASWVSLTEVCVTWLTRTQNLSIITVCKSPMWHCQEIQRIVGEGRGWVDTPPESPVFSTDGSSYVAIIPVRDGPSGYYKHIMLANVSKKRVVPLTHGRYEVIRILAWDQVNNTIYFIGIPQAHPGQRHLYRVNSQLPHLGSSLHSPVCITCTPVMNPEAQYNSDRPSKHAGTDSNNNNNNGYHTWPDSSDWAEYELTESQSAVQPPLEKQERRGSKKKTTTKNLETCQYHNAVFSPGLDYFVLECLGPSIPTVALYKTALPDPRFIGLLQNNTELRERVEKIALPQVKTFPVQISGGYNAQVRLHLPPGLREEEITRYPMVVQVYGAPGSQLVTDKFKIDWNTYLASSKGAIVAQIDGRGSGGQGYQLLHEVYYRLGSVEVADQLEVTEYLRDSLHFVDKRRVAVWGWSYGGFVAALALAQSDQDVFQCGISVAPVVSWKLYDSAYAERYMGSPNVTSNYKGYEESDVFKKVEHLRNKMYYLVHGTADDNVQFQQSMALAGHLAKKGILFRQQVYPDESHGLAGVKRHLYLSMAQFLEDCFHKQVPVDTKAGLGSGGGYGI is encoded by the exons ATGGCAGACCCAGATAATAATTACGACGACGag GAGCTCGTTTCGACCAATCCGAATCAGAGGAACTGGAGGGGTATCTTAATCGCTCTGCTCGTTATCATTGCGGTTCTTGCTCTGATTGTTACTTCAGTTGCACTGCTCACACCTCCCGATGAGGGGCCAAGAGTTCGCGGATCCCATCTTCGCCTGGCAGAG GTCTTGTCTGGAGATTTATCGCCATTGCTATTCAATGGAAGCTGGGTAAGCGGTCGCCATATTTGTTTTCGTGACCCTTCGGGTGGAATTTCCCTGCTGGATGCTTCCGATCCGAACATTACATCGCACAGCTTAATGCCGAACTCAACTTTC AGACGATTGAACCCGGCGAAATTCTCACTGTCTCCGGATCACAAGTATCTTCTACTGGCGCAAAAcgtaaagaaattattccgGCATTCGTATCTCGCCCAGTACATTATCTATGACGTGAACACGAG AGAAACAATACCACTGACTCCTCAACCGGAGACCGATGCTCATCCCTATCTGCTGTTGGCTCAATGGACGCCGAGGGGTCACGGACTCGTCATGATTCAAGATTACGACATATACTACCGGCCTAGTCCATTCAGTAACACTGGGTACCGTGTCACCAATTCGGCGATACCGGGAATATTGTCAAACGGATTACCGGACTGGTTGTACGAAG AGGAGATCTTACGCAGCGCAGAAGCGATATGGATGTCCAAAGACGGACACCTGATGTTGTACGCGTCATTCAACGATTCGCTTGTACAAGAAATGAAGATTCCGTGGTTCGGAGAAGGGACGAAAACTTTGTACCCTGACATCCGATCTCTTCGCTATCCGAAG TCAGCGCAGAACTGTTACCCAAGGATCAATTTGTTGCAGCCAGGAACTCCGAACCCGTCGATACAATTGATTGTCGCTGATTTGGCCGAcctgaaaaatattcgatcGAGAACATTGCGGCCTCCGCCTGCCATCGAGCATGC GGAACACTACTTCACCACAGCTTCTTGGGTGTCATTGACAGAAGTCTGCGTCACGTGGCTAACGCGGACGCAAAATCTGTCCATCATAACCGTCTGCAAAAGTCCCATGTGGCATTGTCAG GAAATTCAGCGCATCGTCGGAGAAGGTCGAGGGTGGGTTGACACCCCGCCGGAATCGCCGGTTTTTTCTACGGACGGAAGTAGCTACGTCGCCATAATACCCGTCCGCGATGGCCCGTCCGGATACTACAAACACATAATGTTGGCAAATGTATCGAAGAAGCGAGTTGTCCCGTTAACTCATGGGAGATACGAAGTGATCCGCATTCTGGCGTGGGATCAAGTCAACAATACGAT ATATTTCATAGGAATACCGCAAGCACATCCCGGACAAAGACATTTGTACCGCGTCAATTCTCAGCTACCTCACCTTGGCTCATCTCTTCACTCGCCCGTTTGCATCACTTGTACACCTGTGATGAATCCCGAAGCTCAATACAATTCGGACCGGCCAAGCAAGCACGCTGGTACTGatagtaacaataacaataataacggTTATCACACCTGGCCGGACAGCAGCGATTGGGCGGAATATGAGCTGACCGAGTCTCAAAGCGCGGTTCAACCTCCCTTAGAAAAGCAGGAACGTCGAGGCAGCAAGAAAAAAACCACCACGA aaaatttggAGACTTGCCAATACCATAACGCTGTCTTTTCCCCTGGATTGGATTACTTCGTATTGGAATGCCTCGGACCGAGCATACCGACGGTCGCTCTGTACAAAACCGCCTTGCCAGATCCGCGCTTTATTGGACTTTTGCAGAACAACACCGAGCTTCGG GAAAGAGTAGAGAAAATTGCTCTTCCCCAAGTAAAGACCTTCCCCGTACAAATAAGTGGCGGTTATAACGCCCAGGTACGTCTTCATTTGCCGCCTGGTTTACGGGAGGAAGAAATCACTCGCTACCCGATGGTCGTCCAAGT GTACGGGGCGCCGGGTTCGCAGCTGGTGAcagataaatttaaaattgattggaacaCCTACCTGGCCAGCAGCAAGGGGGCAATTGTGGCCCAAATTGATGGCCGAGGAAGCGGAGGCCAGGGCTATCAATTACTTCACGAAGTGTACTACAGATTGGGATCTGTCGAAGTGGCGGACCAGCTGGAAGTGACGGA GTACTTGAGGGATTCGTTACATTTTGTGGATAAGAGACGAGTCGCTGTTTGGGGATGGAGTTACGGGGGATTTGTCGCCGCCTTAGCCTTAGCCCAATCTGATCAAGACGTTTTCCAATGCGGAATCAGCGTCGCCCCGGTTGTTTCGTGGAAACTTTACG ATTCGGCCTACGCCGAGAGGTACATGGGCTCGCCGAATGTAACCTCAAACTACAAGGGGTACGAGGAATCCGACGTTTTTAAAAAGGTGGAACACTTGCGGAACAAAATGTATTACCTGGTCCACGGTACCGCTGACGACAACGTGCAGTTTCAACAAAGCATGGCTCTCGCCGGCCATCTTGCCAAAAAGGGGATTCTATTCCGTCAGCAA GTTTATCCCGACGAGAGTCACGGCTTGGCCGGCGTGAAGAGACATCTTTACCTATCAATGGCTCAGTTTTTAGAAGACTGTTTCCACAAGCAAGTACCCGTTGACACGAAGGCCGGATTGGGAAGCGGCGGAGGATACGGGATATAA
- the LOC107227149 gene encoding dipeptidyl peptidase 4 isoform X4, whose product MRGQEFADPIFAWQRETIPLTPQPETDAHPYLLLAQWTPRGHGLVMIQDYDIYYRPSPFSNTGYRVTNSAIPGILSNGLPDWLYEEEILRSAEAIWMSKDGHLMLYASFNDSLVQEMKIPWFGEGTKTLYPDIRSLRYPKSAQNCYPRINLLQPGTPNPSIQLIVADLADLKNIRSRTLRPPPAIEHAEHYFTTASWVSLTEVCVTWLTRTQNLSIITVCKSPMWHCQEIQRIVGEGRGWVDTPPESPVFSTDGSSYVAIIPVRDGPSGYYKHIMLANVSKKRVVPLTHGRYEVIRILAWDQVNNTIYFIGIPQAHPGQRHLYRVNSQLPHLGSSLHSPVCITCTPVMNPEAQYNSDRPSKHAGTDSNNNNNNGYHTWPDSSDWAEYELTESQSAVQPPLEKQERRGSKKKTTTKNLETCQYHNAVFSPGLDYFVLECLGPSIPTVALYKTALPDPRFIGLLQNNTELRERVEKIALPQVKTFPVQISGGYNAQVRLHLPPGLREEEITRYPMVVQVYGAPGSQLVTDKFKIDWNTYLASSKGAIVAQIDGRGSGGQGYQLLHEVYYRLGSVEVADQLEVTEYLRDSLHFVDKRRVAVWGWSYGGFVAALALAQSDQDVFQCGISVAPVVSWKLYDSAYAERYMGSPNVTSNYKGYEESDVFKKVEHLRNKMYYLVHGTADDNVQFQQSMALAGHLAKKGILFRQQVYPDESHGLAGVKRHLYLSMAQFLEDCFHKQVPVDTKAGLGSGGGYGI is encoded by the exons ATGAGGGGCCAAGAGTTCGCGGATCCCATCTTCGCCTGGCAGAG AGAAACAATACCACTGACTCCTCAACCGGAGACCGATGCTCATCCCTATCTGCTGTTGGCTCAATGGACGCCGAGGGGTCACGGACTCGTCATGATTCAAGATTACGACATATACTACCGGCCTAGTCCATTCAGTAACACTGGGTACCGTGTCACCAATTCGGCGATACCGGGAATATTGTCAAACGGATTACCGGACTGGTTGTACGAAG AGGAGATCTTACGCAGCGCAGAAGCGATATGGATGTCCAAAGACGGACACCTGATGTTGTACGCGTCATTCAACGATTCGCTTGTACAAGAAATGAAGATTCCGTGGTTCGGAGAAGGGACGAAAACTTTGTACCCTGACATCCGATCTCTTCGCTATCCGAAG TCAGCGCAGAACTGTTACCCAAGGATCAATTTGTTGCAGCCAGGAACTCCGAACCCGTCGATACAATTGATTGTCGCTGATTTGGCCGAcctgaaaaatattcgatcGAGAACATTGCGGCCTCCGCCTGCCATCGAGCATGC GGAACACTACTTCACCACAGCTTCTTGGGTGTCATTGACAGAAGTCTGCGTCACGTGGCTAACGCGGACGCAAAATCTGTCCATCATAACCGTCTGCAAAAGTCCCATGTGGCATTGTCAG GAAATTCAGCGCATCGTCGGAGAAGGTCGAGGGTGGGTTGACACCCCGCCGGAATCGCCGGTTTTTTCTACGGACGGAAGTAGCTACGTCGCCATAATACCCGTCCGCGATGGCCCGTCCGGATACTACAAACACATAATGTTGGCAAATGTATCGAAGAAGCGAGTTGTCCCGTTAACTCATGGGAGATACGAAGTGATCCGCATTCTGGCGTGGGATCAAGTCAACAATACGAT ATATTTCATAGGAATACCGCAAGCACATCCCGGACAAAGACATTTGTACCGCGTCAATTCTCAGCTACCTCACCTTGGCTCATCTCTTCACTCGCCCGTTTGCATCACTTGTACACCTGTGATGAATCCCGAAGCTCAATACAATTCGGACCGGCCAAGCAAGCACGCTGGTACTGatagtaacaataacaataataacggTTATCACACCTGGCCGGACAGCAGCGATTGGGCGGAATATGAGCTGACCGAGTCTCAAAGCGCGGTTCAACCTCCCTTAGAAAAGCAGGAACGTCGAGGCAGCAAGAAAAAAACCACCACGA aaaatttggAGACTTGCCAATACCATAACGCTGTCTTTTCCCCTGGATTGGATTACTTCGTATTGGAATGCCTCGGACCGAGCATACCGACGGTCGCTCTGTACAAAACCGCCTTGCCAGATCCGCGCTTTATTGGACTTTTGCAGAACAACACCGAGCTTCGG GAAAGAGTAGAGAAAATTGCTCTTCCCCAAGTAAAGACCTTCCCCGTACAAATAAGTGGCGGTTATAACGCCCAGGTACGTCTTCATTTGCCGCCTGGTTTACGGGAGGAAGAAATCACTCGCTACCCGATGGTCGTCCAAGT GTACGGGGCGCCGGGTTCGCAGCTGGTGAcagataaatttaaaattgattggaacaCCTACCTGGCCAGCAGCAAGGGGGCAATTGTGGCCCAAATTGATGGCCGAGGAAGCGGAGGCCAGGGCTATCAATTACTTCACGAAGTGTACTACAGATTGGGATCTGTCGAAGTGGCGGACCAGCTGGAAGTGACGGA GTACTTGAGGGATTCGTTACATTTTGTGGATAAGAGACGAGTCGCTGTTTGGGGATGGAGTTACGGGGGATTTGTCGCCGCCTTAGCCTTAGCCCAATCTGATCAAGACGTTTTCCAATGCGGAATCAGCGTCGCCCCGGTTGTTTCGTGGAAACTTTACG ATTCGGCCTACGCCGAGAGGTACATGGGCTCGCCGAATGTAACCTCAAACTACAAGGGGTACGAGGAATCCGACGTTTTTAAAAAGGTGGAACACTTGCGGAACAAAATGTATTACCTGGTCCACGGTACCGCTGACGACAACGTGCAGTTTCAACAAAGCATGGCTCTCGCCGGCCATCTTGCCAAAAAGGGGATTCTATTCCGTCAGCAA GTTTATCCCGACGAGAGTCACGGCTTGGCCGGCGTGAAGAGACATCTTTACCTATCAATGGCTCAGTTTTTAGAAGACTGTTTCCACAAGCAAGTACCCGTTGACACGAAGGCCGGATTGGGAAGCGGCGGAGGATACGGGATATAA